The sequence AGACAGGTTGGCACTGAAGACAGtggaggggacagggggaggttCATGCCATGGCTTCAGTAAGTTTACGTGATAAATTTGCTTGCCTTTCCGTCGGCCAACCTGTCGTATCCTGTAGTTCACTGGTCCCATTCGTTCCATTATCTCATAAGGTCCTTGCCATTTGGCTAAAAACTTGCAGGCATTCGTGGGGACCAAGACCATCACTTTGTGTCCTGGTTCGAACTCTCTCACCTGGGCTCCTCGATTGTACACCCGTGCCTGTTGTGCCTGGGCTTGCTGCATGTGTTCACGAACCAAGGGCCACACCTGGGTCATTCGGTGGTGCATCTGCTCCACGTGCTCCACGACACTGCGCTGGGGGGATGGCTGCTGCTCCCAGGCTTCCTTGGCCACATCCAGCATGCCCCGGGGTCTCCGTCCGTACAATAGTTCGAATGGTGAAAATCCAGTGGAACCCTGGGGAACTTCACGTATGGAGAAAAGGACATGAGGCAGCAGCTGGTCCCAATTCTTACCATCCACCTCTACAACCTTGCGCAGCATGTGCTTGAGGGTTTGATTGAACCTTTCCACGAGTCCATCTGTCTGAGGGTGGTAGACAGAGGTTTTAATTTGCCTCACCTTCAGACTTTGGCACAGTCTTTTCATCACCCCAGACATAAAGCAGGATCCCTGGTCTGTAAGGATTTCCTCAGGCAATCCCACTCTACTGAAGAGCAGGAACATTTCCCGGGCGACCGCCCTTCCTGTTGCCGAGCGTAGGGGAATTGCCTCTGGATACCGCGTGGCGTAATCCAGAATGACTAAGATATAGCGGTGGCCGCTGCTAGACTTCGGGAGGGGTCCGACAATGTCCATGCCAATCCTACTAAAGGGGGTTTCAATGATTGGAAGGGGTATTAAGGGATTTCGGTACGCTACCTTAGGGGAGTTGATTTGACACTCTCCACAGTGTCGACAGTATTCCTCCACGGCTCTCTTGACCCCCGGCCAGTAGAAGCGGCTGAGGACACGGTCATAGGTCTTTTCTCTCCCTAAATGCGCCCCTAGTAGGTGGGAGTGTGCTAGGTACAACACTTTGGTGACATATTCCCTGGGGACAAGCAACTGTTCACAGATTTCAGAGTCTTTTCTTGTTACTCGGTACAGcagcttatttttaaccatgAAATGGGGAAAAGACACTTGACTCACCCCATCCTGGTTTTGACCCTCGATCACTCGGACATCCCTCCAGGCTTGGGTCAGGTTGGGATCCTGCAGCTGGGCTGAGCCGAATCGTCCAGGCCTGAGAGTTTCATCCACCTCGACTTGGGGGAACTCTGAGAATACCTCATCCGACTGTATCTCTTCCAGGGGCTCCTGCTCCTCAGCTGCACGTCCAGGATCCGTTTCTGTACTTTGCCTATGGAGGGGCCTATTCACTTCATCATCGCTGGATTCCGCAGGGCTGCCATCGGGTGACACGGCGGCACAAGCCTGGTGGGTGGCGGAGGCCTTCGTCCCAACCGGGCGTCTTCGGATTCGCCTTTTCCGGTTCCTCAATTTCTCCGGCCAGTAGTGGGAGAAGAGCGGGCTGTCTCGGCCGAAAAGCACTGGCACCGGCAGTTGCTCTACAACCCCGACCCGCAGAGTGAATGGTCCGTGGGGAGTAATAACCTGGACCTCCGAGGTGGGATACTTCCGGGTGTCTCCATGGATGCAGGAGACGGAGATCTCTTCTCCCCAGGTGTCACTAGCAAACTGCGGTCTGATTAGAGAAACCATGCTTCCGGAGTCTAGGAGTGCTTCTGTGTCTCTCCCACCTATCTTAACAGGACACTTTGGGGCTGGGGCCCCCTGGTGGGCCCAACAGGTAGTTAGGGACTGGCTGAAGAAGCCCTTACCACCCGTAGATGCGGCCGTAGGCATCGGTTCATCCCGGTCCGGACACTCTCTGGCTAGGTGTCCCTCCTGGCCACAGGAATAGCAACgtgggcgaggaggaggcaTTGGTTCTcgcctctccgtctgtctggtcCAGCCAGTCGGTGTCCGGGCTGTTGGCGTGTTCACAGCTTTGCCACTggtctctttccctctgttGGCTTTAAAGTTAGTATGCATGACACTTTCTGATCGCATCATGCTACCCATCAccctgtggtttgtgtgtgtgtgtgtgtgtgtgtgtgtgtgtgtgtgtgtgtgtgtgtgtgtgtgtgtgtgtgtgtgtgtgtgtgtgtgtgtgtgtgtgtgtgtgtgtgtgtgtgtgtgtgtgcgggaggcCAGAGCAGCACAGAGGAGAGTTTCAGTCTGGTGAAATTAGTTAATATGTGTAGGTTATAGTtacaaagaaagggagagaataattaaatgaactgaataaacaaatatgcaaaaatgaaagaggggggTGGATGGGCCTCATCACAACCCTATTGATTGATTAACAGTGGTAATGGAGGTGAGGCCTATTTGGTGGGAGTACTGGTAAGTGGGATGCGAGGGCCGTGTCTCAGGCCGAGGGGGCCAGCGGAGCTATGACTGTAGGAAGTTGGAAAGTGAGGGCCAGGTTGGGTTATTACCAGTTGAGTTGTTTGAGAGTTCTAGTGAGATGTGATCTAATAGTAGGTTTTTCCAGATGGaaatatgaatattattttTGGATTTCCAGTTTATGAGGATAGTCTTCTTGGCGACAGCTAGCGCAACCAACAAGGTTGTATTGCTAAAGTGATTTAGGTTAATTGTAGTGGTATCTCCAAGCAGACAGAGTGACGGGGAGGTTGGGATGCAGCAGCCAAAGAACGTGGTGAGTAGCCCTGTGATCTTCTCCCAGAAATGTGTAATAGGGGAGCAGTGCCAAAGTGCATGAATATAGGTGTCCGGGCAATTTTGGGTGCAATGGGGGCAGATGTCTGAAGTGAAACCCATGCAAAATAGTTTATGTCCTGTGAGGTGAGTCCTGTGGATAATTTTATATTGTATTAACTGTAGGTTTGTATTTTTAGTCATGAGAAAGGTATTTTTGCAGATTTGAGTCCAGAAATTGGCATcggtagagatagagagatctGATTCCCATTTGGCAGATGGTAGACTTGTcgtggtgtctgtctgtatcattATTTTGTAGATTTTGGATAGTAATTTTTTGTGCGATGGTATATTAATAAACTGTGAGACAGGTGTAGGTAAATCTAAATTGGCTTTTGCGGTATTCACGGTTGCTTTAATTGCGGATTTAATCTGTAGATAttgtaaaatgtgtttgtgggtgaaGCCGAATTTCTGGACCAAGTCCGCGAATGTGGAGAATTTTCCGTCGGTGAGTAAGTGTTGTATATGTGTAATGCCTTTATCTTTCCAGGAGTGGAGGTTTAGGGTTATTTTATTACAAGTGAAATCAGGGTTATTCCAAATTGGGGAGAGTTTTGAGGGTGAGTGTTTTGAGTTAGTAATGTTGTGGAATTTCCACCAGGCTGACAGACCCGAGCTGATTGTGGGGGCTTTGAAACAGGGATGTTTTTTGATTGTTGGAGTGAGAAAAGCCATGTCAGAAATCTGGATGTCTTTGCAAATTGTCTCTTCTAAGTCTAACCAGGTGATGTCTGATTGGTTGTGGTGGATCCATTTGTGCACATATTGAAGATGATTGGCCAGGCAGCACAAGGTGAAATTTGGTGCTTCTAATCCTCCTagggttttttgtttttgcagaGTGGATAGTTTGATTCTGGGTGTCTTGTTTTTCTAGTAAAATTTTGTAATCGCTGAGTCTAGGGATTTAAACCAGGAAGTGGTTGGTTGTACTGGAGTCATAGAGAGGAGGTAATTTACTTTGGGTAGAATTGTCATTTTGATTGTGGATATTCTGCCCATGATGGATAGTGGGTGATTTGTCCAGCGTTGCAAGTCTTcttgaattgattttaaaaggGGGGTGAAGTTCAATGTGAATAAGTCTGTCAGCCTAGGGGAAATTCTTATACCCAAGTAGGTGATGTGATCAGTACATAGTGAGATAGGTAGAGTGTTTGCTACTGCATTCCAACTTTGCGGTTGTAACGGGAGAACAGATGATTTATTCCAGTTGATTGAGTATTCTGAGATGCTGGCAAATGAGTTTATGACTTGGATTGTTTCTTGTAATGAAATAAGGGGGTTTTGTAAGAACAGTAATATGTCGTCTGCATAGAGGCTGATTTTATGGTGCATATTTTTGGTCCGGATACCTGTGATGAGCGAGTTTTGGCGTATGGCTGCGGCTAGAGGTTCGATGAAGATAGTGAACaatagaggagagagtgggcaaCCCTGTCTAGTTCCCCTGTGTAGAGTGAAGCTTTGTGAGGTTAGTCCATTAGTGGTGATGGTAGCTGATGGTGAGTTGTATAATAGTTTGACCCAGTTGATGAATGAGTCCCCAAAGCCAAACCGCTCTAGTGTGGAAAACAGGAATTTCCAGTTGACTCTGTCAAATGCCTTTTCTGCATCTAATGTAACAATGACTGTGTTGATTTTCGAGTTATTAGAGTGGTGCATGATATTAAATAGTCTGCGTGTGTTATTTGAAGATAGCCTGCCTTTTACAAAACCTGTTTGATCTGGATGGATTATGGGTGAAATTGCCTTTTCTAATCTGATTGCTAGGGCTTTAGCGATAATTTTGATATCTACGTTGATTAATGAAATTGGTCTGTAGCTTGATGGAAGGGTTGGGTCTTTATTGGGTTTGAGTAGAAGTGAGATTGATGCGGTATTTGAAGTAGCTGGAAACCTAGAGTTGTGAATTGATTCGTGGACCATTCGGGAGAATAGTGGAGCTAGAATTGACCAGAAATGGCAAAAGAATTCAGCCGGGAAACCATCTGGGCCAGGGGATCTATTGTTTGGCATTGATTTTAATGCAGCATGGTATTCATCTTGGGAAAATGGgatttctaatttttttttttgatcatGGTCAATTATTGGTAAGTCGATGTTGTCGAGAAAGTGGTTAATTTCTTTGCTATCTGGGTCTATTTCTGTAGAGTAAAGCCGATTGTAGAAATTATAAAAAATCTGATTTATTTCCGTTGGTGTGTGGGTAATATTCCCTGATGAGTCTTGTAACGCTGTAATTGTAGTTTTTTCtatgtttctttttatttggtTTGCCAGGTATTTGCCAGATTTGTTGCCATGGTCAAAGTTTTCCTGTCTTAGCCTATGTATTAAGAATTGGATCCGTTTGTTAACAATTTCATTGAGTTCTGATTTGTGTTTATCTAACTTGTTCTGAATTTTGACTGATGGATTCGTCATATTGATGTTTTCTAAGTGTTTGATTAGTTGTTCCAAATgagtttccttttctttttctattttttttttgtggactGAAAATGATATGTAGAAGCAACAGTTTGACTGAGAAAGCTATCAGAAAACTGGGCTGCAGTAAGAGAGTTTATATGGCGAGAGTAATGGCCTTGAGCTCTAGTAGCTGGCAGATGATTGGAGAGGGTAACATCAAACATAATAGGTCTGTGATCAGAGAAAGTGGCATCCTCAATTACAATATTATCAACAGAAAAACCATATGATAAAATAAGGTCAAGTGTATGTCCCAGTAAATGTGTAGCTTTGTTTATATGTTGAGTGAGACCAAAGGCATCTATTAAACCACAGAATTCGTTGACCATGGGTCTGTCTGGACAGCAGACATGGATATTAAAGTCACCAAGTATGAGCAGACGATCGTACAATGACACAAAATGGGACAGAAAGTCAGAGAATTCTGGTATAAAGTCTTTGTCAGGCTTAGGGGGTCTATAGATCAGAACACAAGCCAGTGGGGACGTGGCAGATTCTACAATTATGCATTGCAGTTCGAAAGTGGAAAAACTGCCTACAGAGAGTGTCTGTACTTTAAAATCATTCTTGAAAACGAGAGCtactccgcctcctcttccaACGCACCTTGGCGTGCTAATAAACGAGCAGTTGGTGGGGCAAAGTTCGCTGAAAACAGAAGACTGACCAACTCCAGCGCCTATCCAAGTCTCGGTTAAAAATAGGAAGTCCAGATTGTGACGAGAGAAAAAGTCATTTGAAACGAAAGTTTTGTTCGACACAGACCTGCTGTTGACCAGGGCGGCTTTTGCTGTGGAGTGAATCACAGTCTGAGGGTGACGACAGTATTCCAGAGGGCGGATGTTCAGGGGATTCACCCCACCGCTACGGATCCGCAATCTCGGACGAGCAGAGCTGACAGGTGTTTGGGGTCGGTGCGGGGTgatggataggcctacatggcAGGAGAACCTCGGATCCCACGAACAACGAGCCAGGAAGAGATCATTCCGGCCTGTGAAGTGTTGATGGAGGACTTCCTTGCGGGGTGCAGAGTTGCCTACAGGAGAGGATCGTCCAGGAGAGCCGCGCCGAGACTGGATAGTCGGTATGGCATCCTCCGTTGCTCGATTGTAGATCTTGAAGGAGCGACGAGACCCTCTGTGTATGTAGCGCTTCCTCCGACGGATCCCCGTAACCTGGCAAAGCTGGAGTACATCTTCATCGATGGAACTGATGGCATAGGAGGCAAGCTGTTGGAGCTGCTCCGCGGTGTAGATATATCACATGTTTAGTAGGCTACAGCAGCTCAGGCAAAGCACAGCGCAAAGCCTCAATCTCCCTGGGAGGGCTAGTTATTAGTCAACCGACTAACCTAGCTGCTGGTGTGGTAGAAAtgagtgagtatattctatagtaaaccatgattattaataggcttaatattttaaatagtggaaagcacatgacgcctgagtctgggttcacaccagatggtaggtacgcagaaatgccctgggaactgcggggtcaagtcatgttgacctccacctttcaggcgtgggtcattttgactgacaaggctaatccctgcggacctcagaccggggcacggttgataacacgctgagacgaagagactaggcggaaaacctcattagggacaaaggaaACCCCGTTGTGACTCCATTGTAAACCAAGAAATTCCTATACGTGTATAAGTAAGGCtgcagcccaatgtggggccagtgactttgcaaacctactcaggctgttatcgttgttgtttttctgcacgataaagtcttttgtcaattcttgctccggacccctcgatttcttttgcactctctctcttgaattagtctaagtgttttaaatctcagttaatcttcaaTACTGGTCAGCGTCAAATCCGCCGACaggatgaaggagagggaaagagacatcGAGTAGCCCAAAAACAGCAGCGGTGGAGCACAGGCAACTTCAGATCGACCGAGGCGTTGGATATCCAAAATCAAGCTCAGGATGGGTAGtagattaataatatttaaattatgatgaccatgaagtctttatttgcatgggtttacatttcgttgtgtaacatggaaaaatcagagaaacactcccattcagaatgcattggtttacacttcgttctttggagcacggttatttttatttatttatttattttccgtttttgaggagttgaggatttttctgcaataatccaaaatccaatggaaaacccgttggctttttgtctagggaaccgagggcgacgctcacttccgggtttgccaacatacgtcatccctctccaccactctatactgtaaaaacacatgttcaagttgaatgataatgcatgtgTAACCCAGGTAGTAAATCTTCCAGGCTATTACCTCCATTATTTTGGAAAATTAAGCTGCATTCCATGTGATTTGTTGTtaaattttgttttttaaagaagTAACCCATTTCCCAATTTGGTCACAAGGTGGCAGCAGAGGTGCATACACTCTTTTAGTTGCGAAGAAAAAACGCTACGATACTCGCACATGCGTTCTTTGTTCTTCCTCTTGCCTGCTACGCAGTTCGTGTGGATGTTGGAGAAACAACATAGCTGTACCTTGATAAAACTGAGTCAGAAAGTTGATAACTGAAATAGAAAGTAAATATTGATAAACATTGAGACGATTGAGAAGCTGTGGACATCGTGTAGAACTCTGTTGAACTATTGATATTCCGGTGAGTTATGGCCGCTGCTCAGCATGATACGTTAGCATGCTAACTGTATTAGCGATTTGTTGCGCGCTGCTAAAACCATAGAGATTAGCCTTGAACTTTAATCAAAAACCAGTCGGGATATTGTTGAAAAGGTGGTAACATGACTATATGAACATGTGATAAGTGTATATgtgctgtgtttatgtgtatgtggaCATTTATTATGGACTTAATGAATATTTTCCCTGCACGTTGTGCAGGCTGGTTTTTTTTGTGGAGCCCTTCAGAGGACCGTCATCTGTAGGCCTGGgtaaaaaaaatcgatttaatcgattttggatcgatttcgtttaaatttcacgctatcgattcacagggcatgagatcgatcttttttttttttttttttttgtaaatatgttgaaaaaatatgaatttaaggagttttataatacttgaatattttatcttaaatggtataatctttacaatggttatatttatatattttaggaagttggaggcagttttgtttatagttgcctggattgtcattaatgtagcctacaaaataaaaacatgtcttttgcagtgtgttgcatggagataatttcattaatatattgaattaggcaggccatcatgttgaatagaatgtaaaatcttgctaaggatgttaattaacagtcgcaactacaagattttagtcacaattaatgattttagtgatgaattaatgatgatagcctataaagaatatttccttacaatttaagaaaattatcattcaatctaggagcagatggaaccgattcggattgaatcgaatcgaatcgaatcgtgattaatcgatttaaagccttcagaatcgaaatcgaatcgattcaggaacttggccgtgatacccagccctagtcaTCTGTCCATATCTCCATCCTGGTTGCTTTCCATCTTCTGCCAGGGGATCATCATTCACATTGCCATTCCATCTTGCAATACTCTTCCTGGACTGCCTCATCTGACATCCATTGGGGTGGTAGGACTTCTGGGGTGGACTcaaatttttattattatttttattatttcttttcCTATTATTTCTTTTTCCTGAGATCTCAGAGGTTTTTGTTTGGTACAATTTCATTTAAGAAAACCACTTGTGGCTCACCAGAACTCAAAGAAAAAAGATATTGAAGGTTTAAGGTTCTTTGTGAATTTAACTATATTACTGTGTTATCATACTAAATTGTTTatcattattactattattagaagTGTGGTACTTTCGTGCCTTAGCAGTATTTTGTTCTTCATTCCATCCTATTTCTAGTGATATCTGCATTGTGGAATACTGACTCCATAAGTTTggtttcaatatatatattttcttcaaACTAAATCGCCAGTCGGTTGTCGTGTGAGTTATTTGGGGTGGATATTACAGGTATATCCTTACAGTATAACAACCAATCTCCTCATCGAATCTAAAATAGATAATGACCCCTGCCTCTTGGTTTTATAAACACACTAGCTTAAGGACTTAGGTGCCAGAGGGGTTAcacatgaatttattctttattctgccatagtaacacggtaaataaatggcaaaaataggctgagaacgaattcgtatttacgatattgtagcgaccctgggacagttaaatagtttgtgtgttatgtgttgcattgtatttcgttgtccgttatgccagttgttctgtgtgcatgtattgtaatgttcttcttgtcaatcagtgtgggggcgaatcattagggcCCAATCCCAATTCCTTgctctgtctcaaccctacatctcaaccctaaccctcattgctcatgctcattgctaccccttaaccgatcccctaccaaatgggacaaccctaccctgtgacgtcatcaaacCCTACCGTGTGACGTCATCAAACCCTACCGTGTGACGTCATCATTAGTCGTCGACCGCGTGGATATACAGACGCGACGAGTATTACGCCGGTTAATTTCACAATGCCTTCTTCAGCTGCAGTGTTTTCTCTAGCTTGGGTGTTAAACATCTTTCTGAGTTTGAACGCCAATCGGAGCAatccaagaagaagaaggagagttTACCAAGGATGTCTTCGACGCATGGGAATGCTTGTGGATCGGTTTGAGGTATGTAGAACAGACTGTGCAACAAGTCTAGTTGTAGTTATCCTAGCCACAACATGCTAAATACTGACATAAATTTCTTGGCTCAACCCCATTGTAATACATCATGCaattttaaagaaaaaaagactgTCTGAATAGTGACACATGCATTGTATGTAACTACTAATGCGTTTGtggttcaccccccccccctaacgaTCTCCAAACTATTTGGATCgtttggggatggggatggaaACGCCATGCATATCTGGAATTGTTTTCCCCGCAGTTGCAAGTTGTAAAAACTCATTTTCAGAGTAAATGATGTGAACTTATTTCATTTTCCAGACCGAGGGTCCGCAGTACTGCAAGCTGAATCCTAACGTGCCCATACTGCGGTTGTGGTTCAACGTCGAGCTTGAGCTGAAGCGGGACTTCCGCCTCAGCAGACGAGCCATGCATGGTCTGCAGAGGCTTCTACGGAGGGACCAGGACCATGGTTGGGGTCAGGACCTCGAAGTCCTCATCTATGTGTACTGGCTGGCTCATGGACTTTCGTATCGGGTTGTATCCAGCGTGTTCAATGTGCCAAGATCCACAATCCATCGGATCGTCCACAGAGTGGCACACAGCATATGGGTCAACCTGAAGCGAGCCATCTGTTTCCCACACGCAGGAGAGCTTCAGGCAATTGGGAAAGGATTTGCCCAGATTTCAGGGAGCCCAGCCTTCGGCAATGTTGTGGGTGCAATAGATGGCTGCCACATCAGGATCAAACCCCCTCTACTGCACAGAATCGACTATTTGAATTACAAAGGGTTCTTTTCGTTAAATATGCAGGCCATTTGTAATTCTGATGGTCGATTTCTTGATATATTTGTTGGCTACCCGGGGTCAGTTCATGACACAAGAATAATGAAAAACAGCAGTTTTTACACGTCAAAACGGTACCCTCCCCCTGGTTACATTCTTCTGGGTGATGGTGGTTATCCCTGTTTAAATACGCCCATCTGCCTAATAACCCCGTACAAAGAGCCCATTCGTGGAGAGGTACAGGGGCGTTTTAACTACTACCATTCAAGGGGGCGCAGCATCATTGAACGGGCGTTCGGAATGATGAAGACCCGATGGAGgtcccctagcagataaccagacccctgttAATCtaacaagagacagactggctgccattgtctcgggcaacgagcaagacccattctaaatgtttaacctgaaatggtatgtatattttgtcattgacatgtttaaataaaggatttttttaatactatttgtccctcgtcATATAccttattttgaatgtcacttagctacatgttaaaggtggtattagataataatcggttaagaacaagaacactttagaagaaacactttatttaaataagaaacacgcATCTAGAAAATCACATCTTCTCTACCATTCTTTCAAAAAGTGCGAGGAAGCGGTCTGTTTTGGCCTCGGTTTCTTTGTGGCGCTCCGCctactttgcctcgctctcctcatgcctcgtctgctccctggcactctcctctagAAAGAACTCCATGAGGGGATTGCGACGGCGCCTTTTCACCTGGGTTTCGGGGCTTGGGGGGTATGCTGCGGTGGTGAAAGAGGTGTCTGGGGTGGtagaagaggtgcctggggtggaggagcctgagggagaggtaggggggctggtggcagtgtactcaacgatgtcctgaaagaaaacgaataagaaggaattatttgccagaactgggtgatatggccatatgttatgtacaatatatgatagctatgtacacaatatagtacagccaaaaaatacattgattaaccatgtattGGTGTGGATAAAAACCCACAATCTAATATTCCAATATGAACGGTCGAGAAGGACTAGGTTTGAAATTACCAGTTGTAtaaagtagggatgggcatttgaagaaattttcttgatcgagcatcgctagagttatcgatcaattatcgattaatcattaacttttttctatgttttttttctaatgtttttatcaatgaaatctttattccaacaataatgtatgggccaaaattaatacaatacagttaacttgaagacctacaactgtttaacagttttaaaataataaatacaggcattataggttataggcctatgcggcgctcgtaaagtccgaacaatgcgcctacaggcgctcttaaaggtttggaaacgattcaacaagactaaatctgtagcctattccaattacaataagtagcgaacttatcggacaacaataatcaaacaaaggcagtaggctaaaagtgggcattaaactgtataactgttatgaaaaaaagggggggggaaaggccgacatataatgcctgcagccggcgcgcggaaaaggctcgcaacaaaaagatgagccacccatttacaaacaattgcatgaactagtctatctaaaagcaatacctcattgaacatatataaggctggacttgttgctaaaatatcacagttttggcaaaatgtaacgactccaagaggcaccaagcgg comes from Gadus macrocephalus chromosome 2, ASM3116895v1 and encodes:
- the LOC132472801 gene encoding uncharacterized protein LOC132472801 codes for the protein MGSMMRSESVMHTNFKANRGKETSGKAVNTPTARTPTGWTRQTERREPMPPPRPRCYSCGQEGHLARECPDRDEPMPTAASTGGKGFFSQSLTTCWAHQGAPAPKCPVKIGGRDTEALLDSGSMVSLIRPQFASDTWGEEISVSCIHGDTRKYPTSEVQVITPHGPFTLRVGVVEQLPVPVLFGRDSPLFSHYWPEKLRNRKRRIRRRPVGTKASATHQACAAVSPDGSPAESSDDEVNRPLHRQSTETDPGRAAEEQEPLEEIQSDEVFSEFPQVEVDETLRPGRFGSAQLQDPNLTQAWRDVRVIEGQNQDGVSQVSFPHFMVKNKLLYRVTRKDSEICEQLLVPREYVTKVLYLAHSHLLGAHLGREKTYDRVLSRFYWPGVKRAVEEYCRHCGECQINSPKVAYRNPLIPLPIIETPFSRIGMDIVGPLPKSSSGHRYILVILDYATRYPEAIPLRSATGRAVAREMFLLFSRVGLPEEILTDQGSCFMSGVMKRLCQSLKVRQIKTSVYHPQTDGLVERFNQTLKHMLRKVVEVDGKNWDQLLPHVLFSIREVPQGSTGFSPFELLYGRRPRGMLDVAKEAWEQQPSPQRSVVEHVEQMHHRMTQVWPLVREHMQQAQAQQARVYNRGAQVREFEPGHKVMVLVPTNACKFLAKWQGPYEIMERMGPVNYRIRQVGRRKGKQIYHVNLLKPWHEPPPVPSTVFSANLSPQSLPPVKMGDQLSSRQVQALGELLARSKDVFSETPGRTTVIAHDIETEPGKTVRLRPYRIPEARREAIREEVRKMLDLGVVEESHSAWSSPIVLVGKPDGSIRFCNDYRKLNEISLFDTYPMPRVDELVERLGPARFISTLDLTKGYWQVPLTPQAKPKTAFSTPDGAFQYRVLPFGLHGAPATFQRLMDKVLRPHRDYAAAYIDDIIIHSTSWDIHLRHLEAVIQALREAGLTANPKKCSLALEEVNYLGYTVGRGNVKPQEKKVDAIATWPQPQTKRQVRTFLGLMGYYRQFIPNFASIAAPLHELTSKSAPNKVKWTDQTEQAFNRLKTALCSETVLHTPDFSRRFVLQTDASEVGLGAVLSQIHDGMEYPVTFVSRKLLPHERNYATIEKECLAVKWAMEKLRYYLLGREFAIVTDHAPLKWMAHNKDKNARITRWFLHLQDFKFTVEHRAGKLHGNADAMSRRDDCCWSVAPHRGSELRVGVCGGPAAEQCPTWPRGGHKGRQRQPRGVVLDGRYYSAYPAQVR